The DNA sequence GACTTCCTCTACGGCACGGATTTGGGCAACGGCATTTGTGATGCGGTTCGCCAATATCGTGTACTGATCCGTGCCGCTCTCCTTCTGGAGATAATCAGTTACCCCCGCAGAAATGGCATCACTGGCGACTTCCTCTGATCCCTTGCCCGTATAGAGAATAAATGGGAGGTCTGGATACTCCTCTCGGACGGTCTCGAGGAACTCGATGCCGTTCTGACCGGGCATATCGTAGTCAGAGACGATACAGTCGATACTATCGGTGGAAAGGATTTGTTGACCCTCGTCGGCGGAGGTCGCTGTTCGAACCGTGATTCGGTCATTCTCCCGTTCTAGGAAGGTCGCAACCATGTCGCTGAGGCTAGGCTCATCATCGACATGGAGGACATGGACCCTATCACCTGTTCCACTCATACATATGCAAACCCGAATGCACCTAACGTAAAGTAGATGTGTGGGTGCGGTGCCCCTGAGCGACAATTCTGCGTCGGATCCGTGCCCCGTATTCAGCAGGATCGATAAGAAATATGATACCTCCTCTGCTCCTCGATGCTGACTCGTTCATGCTAATGGCGTCACTACCGAGACGATTGGTGAAACAGAACTGGCATTTCGTCGGGCCGTCTGTGACTGACGCCCCACAGGACCGGCACTCGCCGTCGGTGGCTGTTGGCGCATCGAGGTAGCCACCAGCGCTCGTCGCGACGCGTTGCCGACGAGGGTCACCCTCACAGTCGTCGTCCAGCATCGTGTCCGGAATGTGGGACGCCTCGCCGGTCGGCCGCAGTTCTGCAAAGTCAGCATATCGGTTGTGCATCGGTCAGTTCGTAGGTTCTGTCGGTATTGCATTTCAAGTCCGGACGCCTTCGCTCGCAACTCACTCTAGATTATGCGAGAGAGTACAAACATATGCGAGTTCAGCGCCAACACTGTCGTAAGAGGTGCCACACATGTCCGAATCCTCGCGAGATGGGATCCAGTCGTGGACTGAGTCGATGAGCGCCCGCGACCGTATTCGGGCGATCGTCGAGATGCTTCGCGAACCGCGGTCGGTCAACTGGATCAGCGAGCAGGCCGACGCCGCCTGGAGCACGACCAACGAGGAGCTCCAGGATCTCGTCGACCATTGGCAGCTGCGCCGCGTCGAGGCTGGCGAGACAACGCGCTATCTGCCGGACTACACGCGCCTGCTCTTCGAGGAGATCCGCATGCTCATCGAGGAAAACACCCGCGAGGAGCTACGGAGCGAATTGGCCGCGATCACTGAGAAGATCGAGGAGTAGCAGGCGACCTACGACGTCGAGATGTGGGAAGAACTCGAACAGTCGCTCGCTGACGGTGACCTCGCGAGTGACGAACTAAACGAACGCCGTGACGTGATTACGCGCTGGGAGGAGAATCTGGAAGACCGTCGCCTCATCAAGCACGCGTTGGCGCTCTACCCAGATGTCGAAGCCGCTCGCGATCAGTTGATCGACGTGGCTGACAGCGCGAACCGCTAATCCCGTCTCACGGCGTGTTTGAGGTGCTATTTAGCTGCTCAATATCGTCGTTATCGTACACAGCCCGCCCCATCGCATGAACTGCACGCGTCACGAGTGAGACCTCGGTCACACCGATACAGGACGGTTCGGCGTCCGTCGTCACGGCCTCAGGCGGGGGATGGAAATGAACCTCGGGTGTATGGGTGTTCGGGTGGCGGTCGAAGCGCCAATTGACGTCGTCGCTATCGACGTAGTGGAACGAATACATCCCGAGTTCGATCCACTGGATATCGAGCCAGGCGCTGTCGGCGTCGTCGACTCCATCGCTGAGACTGATCTGTAATTCCGTGGGAGCGACGACGTCGTCGTATGCCGTGGCGTCGACGAGCGGCTCGAGTTCGAGCCACAGCTCACGAATCCGCTGGAGCGCTGGAAGATAGATCCGCCCCTAACTCGCCGGCACGGTCGTCACCGTTCATACGGTGAGCTGGTGGCTGGCCTCGTCGTAGGCGAGTGCCGCTTGCGCGACGGCGAGATTCTGCCGCGTCGTGCGCCATGCGCTGAGGTCGTCCCAGCCCTCCGTCTCGTCGGCGTCGAGTTGATGGGCGAGTTCTTCGGGAGATACGACGTCGTAACGGTCCTCATAGCGCCGAATCTCGGCCTTCATGTCTTGAATACTGTCGAGCAACTCCGGCCGATCGACTTCCTCACGCAGCTCGCGGATCCGGGACATCAACACCCGGTCGCTGTTGCGCTTGTACAGCGTCGTTTGGCCGTCCTGTTCCGTCTCAGCGAACCCGGTGTTCACGACCGCCTTGCAGTGGCGACGCGCCGTCGGCTCGCTCACGAGGGCGCGGTCGGCGATCTCGGCGGCCGACAGCCCCTCATGGGTCTGTTCGACGATTTCGTATACCCGCTCGAACGGTGTAGTGTCGTCTTTCCAGTCTGTTTTGACTTGCTCGTTGACGTCGTCCCACGTCTCGGTCATACTGGATGCTACGCAGCCGAGGAACAGATAGTTTCCTGAGAAAACTATCTGACGGCAGCGCTTGTAGATGAGCGTCGGCCGGCGACCTGTTCCTCCAACGTATCTCGGTGTGCCCGAACGGTCGCCTTCGAGGTGTTGGCCACGTCCGCGGGTTCGGATTGCGTCAACCATCCCCCCTCCTCGCGACCGGCCTGTAAACCGCCTCGAGGTCAATACCCGAAGTTTCTCTCGCGTTTGGACTTGGGCCTCCGGGGGCTGTACCCACTGTACTCTGAGATATTTGTTGAGGTGGGTTCTGGGAGGGACCAAACGGTAGTACGGAAGAACGAGCGAACGTTGGGAGACTGCCGTCTTCCGTCTTATTCGGTGGCGAGTTCGTCGTAGATCTCCTGGTGCTCGTCGAGATCCTGGCGGCCAAGGAACCGGATGAGGTACTGCCGTGCCTCCTTGGGGGACATCTCGTCGGGGATCTCGGGCTGCTCACTTTCAGCGGCCATTCTCATTCCTCACTATGGGGGTCGTGGCCATAATCGTTCGGTTCGTGTGACTCATCATCAACTGTGTCGTGCTCCGTTGGCAGTTGGTCTGTGCCGTCAATACGTGACAGCCAGAGGTTGATGGTCGCCTCGTACTCCGGAGCGAGCGGCTCTGTATGCTCTCGTAGATATTCGATCACGTCGTCGTCATCGACACCAGCCTCATCCGTGGCGAGTGACTTCAGAATCTCTTTGATAGTCCGGTCATAGTTGAAGCGTAGACCATTCAAGGCGTAGAAAATTCGAGTCGACATGAGCGCCGTTCGCTTGTTCCCATCGACGAACGGATGATTCGCCGCAATGAGCCGCAGCAGTTGGAAGGCTTTCTCGTGAAGCGACTCGGGCACCTGACCGAAATGACCTTCCTGAATATGTTCTACGGTATATTCAATATCACCTGGTGAAGAGATGCCCGCCGCTGTGTCCGCATTTGATTCCACGATCAATTCGTGGATGTCACAGATATCAGTAGCCGACAAATAGCTGATTGACTCCGATTCCTCGCCCATCGTCAATATACTCTGTTACGACGCATATCTAACCTCTGCTTTGTGCAGTTGTCTCTCGTTTCTGTGTCGTGGTAGTGCTCTTGGTGTCCATCTATGCTCATCGCCCAGCTGTTGTAGTGTATCTCGATGGGTCCGAATTGTTGTTGAGATGTTCGCGGCTCCTGCAACCTCGGATTGCGTAAACCATCGCCCCTCTTCGCGGCCGGCCTTGTAGAGGAAGGCCGCGGCGATCCGGCCGGATGGACGCCCGTCGTCATGCCGCGGTCTTCGGCATGCTCTGCGAGGGTTCGAGCACGCTGTCGGATCTCGTCCGGACACTCGAGGTCAGAAGTGAGGCGCGGCACGAACATGCTGGGGGTAACGGGCTCGGCAGGAAGCCCCAGCTCTTCGATCAGCGGTTCATACGCGTTCGTGACTCCGAGACGCGGGCTATCTCGCTCACGTTGTCCACTAACCGCGAGAGGCCGTTGCACCGGCAGGCCCCGTAGACGCTGGCCGCGGCGATGGCCTCGATGGACCTGCCACGAAGCAGATCCTCGTTCTGGGCGCTCCGGAAGAGCTGACACGCCTGGTCGCGGACCGAATCTGAGAGTTCGAGCGCACTCGCCAACCGCCGCACTTCACCCAATCCGTAGGCGAGATTCCGTTCCGCTTTCGACCGCCAGCGCCCACGGGTCTGCTCACGGCGCATCCGCGCGAGTCGCCGTCGCTTCTGCCCCGAGAGTTCGTTCCCCTTCGCGTCGGTACCGCGACCGATCTCCGTCGACAGGCCGCGATCGTGGCGGGCCGCAGTGAGTGGAGCACCCGTTCGCTCGCGCTTCTCGTCGTCGTACGCCCGCCACTCCGGCCCGTGATCGATACGCTGTTCGTCGATGACCAGGCCACAGTCCTCGCAGACCGTTTCGACCGCGTTCGTGGTGACTCGACCGTCGCACTCGGGACACTGGTTCGCACT is a window from the Halobaculum magnesiiphilum genome containing:
- a CDS encoding winged helix-turn-helix domain-containing protein translates to MTETWDDVNEQVKTDWKDDTTPFERVYEIVEQTHEGLSAAEIADRALVSEPTARRHCKAVVNTGFAETEQDGQTTLYKRNSDRVLMSRIRELREEVDRPELLDSIQDMKAEIRRYEDRYDVVSPEELAHQLDADETEGWDDLSAWRTTRQNLAVAQAALAYDEASHQLTV
- a CDS encoding type II toxin-antitoxin system death-on-curing family toxin is translated as MGEESESISYLSATDICDIHELIVESNADTAAGISSPGDIEYTVEHIQEGHFGQVPESLHEKAFQLLRLIAANHPFVDGNKRTALMSTRIFYALNGLRFNYDRTIKEILKSLATDEAGVDDDDVIEYLREHTEPLAPEYEATINLWLSRIDGTDQLPTEHDTVDDESHEPNDYGHDPHSEE